From Candidatus Cloacimonadota bacterium, a single genomic window includes:
- a CDS encoding S8 family serine peptidase has translation MKKFLPGLVFLLTINTLLLGNSFRYTPTEMIVKTTEPKGNSRINTLDVPEFDSFLVQKDVKQIKAITPSLENRFYVIRFEEPLDWEELKIQDPRFDGIEYIQPNYLNEFHVVPNDPLFTQQALHLSRIPEAWHYEIGNHNVIVAIVDSGLWFEHPEFSTYENIWINEAEYPPNGEDSSGNGYIDDWRGWDFVDAPELAQIALGDYLDQDNDPTDESGHGTHIAGIIGAATNNDQGIAGICWNVSMMILRAGFRTTIGAGYLQDDDAAAAIIYAVDNGAHVINLSWGSTIFSQIIADACQYAYDNGVIVVASAGNTPVPEVMYPARLNTTISVGAVNNFLNLTGFTSFGPDLDIVAPGEFILSTYIPIANSIYYNSSGTSMSAPFVVGAIALLLSREPGLSFNEVKSRLFSSAIDLGTPGFDNYFGHGLLNVEGLLTITDVPYIEVTSPDDHSGLSGSFDITGSVSASDFFRYTVMYTNAEMPTTLDWKDVVTHQNTPSFYYNEVHDDLIAHFYVPPTLPDDNYLIRVKLETITAGIYEKRFRVNVNQSTPVLKEGYPIAIRRYHADIPYYFVTTEFDQHVSLQMAVHSNTGYSTNVFSNYADSLHILQLPVDLPEGNISLQFTATNVSGLEYTTPLFENVIYLDKTGIPTDTFIQQTVGPAIITTPKSFDINDNGFREFIGMSIGEGQVLGDLKIYEFSYEEMIEKFTYNDSFLPIDMGIENNFGLEVLGLIGNTAVLYGTLDETEYPSFDFWTSGNTMGGNIIDYNNNGIDDLILVQNFQNTRVLTLYRRSSNHLQFVQENTLFNTTETFERNTFAPRVAARDLNGNGFMNILAADTDGDVMVYEIYNAVSDSLIWHTRLPARNLYHVSIGDYTGNGQPEFCVGGFESDLVDPNKTYWYFEFFRYDTAFQDFITLGYLSFDHYDDVNSINALDLTGDGNLELVFALTPYLYIIDYIDGEFVPIYRGSTHRTYNVIPIPQHEDYPAGVIINNSDGVDSKSQFVTLNNFTGPPSPIGLTTQPVDEHTVKLDWNYCAAEYYLIYRKHDDLITLVDSTYSNTYTDNNLIEGEEYYYSLRSVHHGYDPYISQHTTWSLAIPYAIPELLSIRMTQVNELRLLFDVQLSNDAINLGYYNVNNGVGRPSSVNHTENQRGLLLRFLNSLSEPEEDYYIEITGLTGRSGVPFPHGQYYFIYTEDLEAPVVLSHRVVNDQMLEIVFSKDLDADIVQDEANFTLQTPLVDAQNRINNIHCYDNYLEIYFREKLKHSNRPYYLTMNNIVDLAGNSLPNNQNIIRFQLTDMTTLKHVQIAPNPFNRNVHSRLEFIGLPINQQGEIRIYSLSGETVYSSTISPLTELNSSYHWSGVNNENRALSSGIYIYIIRMGKEQKRGQIAIVN, from the coding sequence ATGAAGAAATTTTTGCCGGGTTTAGTATTTCTGCTGACTATTAACACTCTATTGTTGGGCAATAGCTTCAGATATACCCCCACTGAAATGATCGTCAAGACGACTGAACCAAAAGGTAATTCCCGGATTAATACACTTGATGTTCCTGAATTTGATTCTTTTCTGGTTCAGAAGGATGTCAAACAGATAAAAGCCATAACCCCTTCCTTAGAAAACAGATTCTATGTTATCAGATTTGAAGAGCCCTTGGATTGGGAGGAACTAAAGATTCAAGACCCGCGTTTTGACGGCATTGAATATATTCAGCCCAATTATCTCAATGAGTTTCATGTTGTTCCCAACGACCCTTTATTTACCCAGCAAGCACTCCATTTATCCCGTATTCCCGAAGCTTGGCACTATGAAATTGGTAATCATAATGTTATTGTAGCCATTGTTGATTCTGGGCTCTGGTTTGAGCATCCGGAATTTAGTACTTATGAGAATATCTGGATTAATGAAGCAGAATATCCACCTAATGGAGAAGACAGCTCCGGCAATGGTTATATTGACGACTGGCGTGGTTGGGACTTCGTCGATGCTCCTGAATTAGCACAAATTGCTCTGGGTGATTATCTCGATCAAGATAATGACCCGACTGATGAAAGTGGTCACGGTACCCACATTGCAGGTATTATCGGTGCTGCCACTAATAATGATCAGGGCATTGCCGGTATTTGCTGGAATGTTAGCATGATGATCCTTCGTGCCGGTTTCAGGACAACAATCGGCGCTGGTTACCTTCAAGATGATGACGCTGCTGCCGCTATTATCTATGCCGTTGATAATGGAGCCCATGTCATAAATCTCAGTTGGGGAAGTACGATATTTTCCCAGATCATTGCTGATGCCTGTCAATATGCCTATGATAATGGAGTGATAGTAGTTGCTTCAGCTGGTAATACCCCAGTACCTGAGGTAATGTATCCGGCAAGATTGAATACTACTATATCTGTCGGTGCAGTTAATAACTTCCTCAATTTGACAGGTTTTACCAGTTTCGGCCCCGACCTTGATATAGTTGCTCCCGGTGAATTCATCTTGAGTACTTATATACCTATAGCCAATAGTATCTACTATAACTCTTCCGGAACTTCTATGTCTGCTCCTTTTGTTGTGGGTGCAATTGCGCTGCTTCTGTCTAGGGAACCTGGTTTGAGTTTTAATGAAGTTAAGTCACGGCTCTTTTCTTCAGCCATAGATCTTGGAACTCCGGGATTTGATAATTATTTTGGACACGGTTTGCTTAATGTAGAAGGATTACTGACTATAACTGATGTCCCCTATATCGAAGTCACCTCTCCTGATGATCATAGCGGACTATCGGGTAGTTTTGACATAACCGGCAGTGTTTCTGCATCAGATTTCTTTCGCTATACTGTAATGTATACTAATGCTGAAATGCCAACAACTTTGGACTGGAAAGATGTGGTAACTCATCAGAATACCCCCTCATTTTACTATAATGAGGTTCACGATGATCTGATAGCCCATTTTTATGTCCCACCGACCTTACCCGATGATAATTATCTGATAAGAGTTAAGTTGGAAACAATAACAGCAGGAATCTATGAAAAAAGATTCAGGGTTAATGTCAACCAATCTACGCCGGTTTTGAAAGAGGGTTATCCTATTGCGATTCGACGTTATCATGCCGATATACCTTATTATTTTGTGACTACTGAATTTGACCAGCATGTCTCACTGCAAATGGCTGTTCATTCCAATACAGGATACTCAACCAATGTTTTTAGTAATTATGCTGATTCTCTCCACATTCTTCAGCTACCGGTTGATCTTCCGGAAGGAAACATATCACTACAGTTTACTGCTACTAATGTTAGTGGCCTAGAATATACTACTCCCCTCTTTGAAAATGTTATTTATCTCGATAAAACGGGAATTCCCACAGATACTTTTATTCAACAAACGGTTGGTCCCGCCATTATAACTACCCCCAAGTCATTTGATATCAATGATAACGGATTCAGAGAGTTCATAGGGATGTCTATTGGTGAAGGTCAGGTCTTAGGAGACTTGAAAATCTACGAGTTCAGTTATGAAGAAATGATTGAAAAATTTACCTATAATGATTCTTTCTTACCTATAGATATGGGAATAGAAAACAATTTCGGTTTAGAGGTTCTCGGGTTGATCGGTAATACTGCAGTTCTCTATGGAACCCTTGATGAGACAGAGTATCCGAGTTTTGATTTCTGGACTAGTGGCAATACTATGGGTGGCAATATCATTGATTATAACAATAACGGTATTGATGACCTAATTTTAGTTCAAAATTTTCAAAATACTCGTGTATTAACACTATATCGTCGTTCCAGTAACCACCTTCAGTTCGTTCAAGAGAACACACTCTTCAATACAACTGAAACTTTTGAACGCAATACTTTTGCTCCTCGAGTTGCTGCCAGAGACCTTAACGGTAACGGTTTTATGAACATACTGGCTGCTGATACCGATGGTGATGTTATGGTTTATGAGATTTACAATGCTGTGTCCGACAGTCTGATCTGGCATACGAGATTACCGGCAAGAAACCTCTATCACGTATCTATTGGAGATTATACAGGGAACGGGCAGCCGGAGTTTTGTGTTGGTGGCTTTGAATCCGATCTAGTAGATCCTAACAAGACCTACTGGTATTTTGAGTTTTTCCGTTATGACACGGCTTTTCAGGATTTCATAACTCTTGGTTATCTCTCTTTTGACCATTATGATGATGTAAATTCTATCAATGCCCTTGATCTGACCGGAGATGGCAACTTAGAATTAGTCTTTGCCTTAACACCTTATCTTTATATCATTGATTATATAGATGGTGAGTTTGTTCCTATCTATCGGGGTTCAACTCATAGAACATATAATGTCATTCCGATCCCGCAGCATGAAGACTATCCAGCCGGAGTGATCATCAATAACAGTGATGGAGTAGATTCTAAATCCCAGTTTGTGACCCTGAATAATTTTACAGGTCCTCCATCGCCTATCGGTTTAACAACACAGCCGGTAGATGAACATACGGTGAAGCTGGACTGGAATTACTGTGCTGCCGAATATTATTTGATCTATCGTAAACACGATGATCTAATTACTCTTGTTGATTCAACCTATTCAAATACCTATACTGACAACAACCTCATCGAGGGTGAAGAGTACTATTATTCTCTTCGGAGCGTCCATCATGGTTATGACCCTTATATCAGCCAACATACTACGTGGAGTTTAGCTATTCCTTATGCAATCCCCGAATTGCTCTCCATCAGAATGACCCAAGTCAATGAATTGCGCCTTCTGTTTGATGTTCAACTGAGTAATGATGCCATAAATCTTGGTTATTACAATGTAAATAACGGAGTAGGTCGCCCATCTTCAGTAAACCACACAGAAAATCAGCGTGGTCTGTTACTCAGATTCCTCAATTCTCTATCAGAACCGGAAGAAGATTACTATATTGAGATAACTGGGCTTACAGGACGTTCGGGAGTTCCCTTCCCTCATGGCCAATACTATTTCATCTATACAGAAGATCTGGAGGCACCCGTTGTTCTCTCTCACCGTGTTGTTAATGATCAGATGTTAGAGATAGTATTCAGCAAAGACCTCGATGCAGATATTGTACAGGATGAAGCTAATTTTACTCTACAAACCCCTCTTGTTGACGCTCAAAACAGGATCAATAATATTCATTGTTATGATAATTATCTTGAAATATATTTCCGGGAGAAACTTAAACATAGCAATCGACCCTACTATCTGACCATGAACAATATCGTGGATCTGGCTGGGAATTCTCTTCCCAATAATCAGAATATCATCCGTTTCCAGCTTACCGATATGACTACTTTGAAACATGTTCAGATTGCTCCCAACCCTTTTAACAGAAATGTACACAGCCGTTTGGAATTTATTGGTTTACCGATCAATCAACAGGGTGAAATAAGGATCTATTCTTTATCGGGTGAAACCGTATATTCTTCTACCATCTCGCCGCTAACGGAGCTAAACAGCAGTTATCACTGGAGCGGTGTTAATAATGAAAACAGAGCTCTTT
- a CDS encoding PorV/PorQ family protein — translation MKKSILILVMIIIFGLSLQGVEPINIKSDYGWKMLTIPLSPSIAAMAGTGASISDEAGSFIEHPAAGLVGNVRAISVSQNLWIFDTQLNSIAINTITGATSYGFALRALDYGKIDARDLAGDIIGEFHPLDVNLIGNFAYRITPNYYAGINLMLLYQKIQTKSSTGVAFDLGLTYLTPISGLSVDAAVKHLGKTQKVNQSRIKLPVTPELAFNYLLPVDIAIIHTELKMLKHPDDDNIRVQLGANANINSVFNVRAGYYFNHDTQNITAGIGLQLKRIDFNYAYLPFSNDIRDAHSFGLSYKF, via the coding sequence ATGAAGAAGAGTATACTCATACTTGTCATGATAATAATTTTCGGACTCTCCTTGCAGGGAGTCGAACCGATAAATATTAAGAGTGATTACGGCTGGAAAATGCTTACTATACCGCTCTCCCCATCAATTGCTGCCATGGCGGGTACTGGAGCATCCATATCCGACGAAGCCGGATCTTTTATTGAGCATCCTGCTGCCGGATTGGTGGGAAATGTCCGAGCTATAAGCGTTTCGCAAAACTTATGGATCTTTGATACTCAATTAAACAGTATTGCTATCAACACAATTACTGGAGCCACTTCCTACGGTTTTGCGCTTCGAGCTCTAGATTATGGTAAGATAGATGCTCGCGATTTAGCAGGTGATATTATCGGTGAATTTCATCCCTTAGATGTAAACCTTATAGGTAACTTTGCCTATCGGATAACTCCCAACTATTATGCCGGCATTAACTTAATGCTTCTCTACCAGAAAATACAGACCAAATCATCAACAGGAGTCGCTTTTGATCTGGGCTTGACCTATCTCACTCCGATCAGCGGCTTATCGGTAGATGCTGCTGTAAAGCATCTCGGTAAGACACAAAAAGTCAATCAGAGTAGGATAAAACTCCCCGTTACACCAGAATTGGCTTTTAATTACCTGTTGCCGGTTGATATAGCAATAATTCATACCGAACTTAAAATGCTTAAGCACCCCGATGATGATAACATTCGCGTGCAGTTAGGAGCCAATGCCAATATTAACAGTGTATTCAATGTGAGAGCCGGTTACTATTTCAATCATGATACTCAGAACATAACTGCCGGTATTGGTTTGCAACTTAAGAGAATAGATTTCAACTATGCTTATCTCCCTTTTAGTAATGATATAAGGGATGCTCATTCTTTCGGATTGAGCTATAAATTTTGA
- a CDS encoding T9SS type A sorting domain-containing protein, which yields MGKHLIVLTLILLFGIASLIPIIPSPKEMEMIDQNEIVISELFSPRPVRGDIGSLPQDVLILMVEFADVKFTDTITNQDYLTNPDYTLQDYIGRFMFHVQSYYLDASYEAYEINYTVCDTLITLPSNMSVYGSQTNSLERRVQLVQDVVAYIDPYINFADYDAYIMMHAGAGRETDIYGTNPNAISSSFMNRRLMQAVLDPDNDEFPGIPTDDGVYVQEMVISATNHDHPDNPEDLNYGILGLLVHLFGRQMGLPTLFGNVSNLGRAAGAGNFCAMGTGVWNANGFVPPFLSAWTRTFAGWAEPVTIRQTANDIPLTYPFNPEDLAIPRVYKVPISDEEYYLVENRQQNPDDSILEGEPNFTFKLLPPDEQDYYPPPYEDVPRFNFMKNTYRGCEWDFYLPGLGGPDYPLIDGSGILIWHIDENIIRENYEYNTINANPAHQGVTLQEADGIQHLRSSLFDIYMRGSPYDSFRAGHNDYFGKYQLADGTISLPFVQSYYGETDLEIFDISSSLNIMTFSVNFPWTLEYPYEGDDVYPAAIVEDEFGDLYLLQTTESGSIFLFKNFELLPQYPLNVESIPHLYTYTEDNHTFIIPVQSESNGAAYYKVSPSGYELIDILPENPHRVWVTHPITFSNIDSVARSAFAFYNTVQDRSEVILYSEEYVSYYTYTFANRLIASNLIQKGEELLFFTKRYDNSHYELQIIDLIEYSHLFTSFPRLDSKDIESAIVAPLTKEEIEENIYRNNIIVLTSEQISSRDEGDKIYKLYMFYENGSLCNGFPIEFSEQILSVPSLDDVTGNGYLDILLVSSNNLYVVGYNGEIHSAVIFDDLAYPEVTTQSLGVIALDVTGNGNSEIIANLGGNRFVIWNNQFQLLDGYPLMLPEQPRNYPLPVFKADAIDIYLSAEQGLLFRHTFYPQPYNPDTEAMGWFVEYGDLQRSAYYSAPLPDNPLETDKIFIKEHCYAFPVPLTYQNGGVLYFNIMVSQNLPVEVKIFDISGKQIFKEIHECQAYTNNRNKVFLDINGLATGVYFAILKAKGETVTLKFAVEK from the coding sequence ATGGGAAAACATTTAATAGTTTTGACGCTGATACTTCTCTTCGGTATTGCTTCGTTAATACCGATCATTCCTTCTCCAAAAGAGATGGAGATGATAGATCAGAATGAGATCGTGATCTCAGAACTTTTCAGTCCTCGTCCTGTCAGGGGGGATATTGGTTCCCTACCCCAAGATGTACTTATCCTGATGGTAGAATTTGCTGATGTAAAATTTACTGATACCATTACCAATCAGGATTATTTAACTAACCCTGATTATACTCTGCAAGATTATATTGGGAGATTCATGTTTCACGTTCAGAGCTACTATTTGGATGCATCCTATGAAGCTTACGAGATCAATTATACTGTATGCGATACGTTGATAACCCTACCCAGCAATATGTCAGTTTACGGAAGTCAGACCAACAGTTTAGAAAGAAGAGTACAGTTAGTTCAGGATGTAGTCGCCTATATTGATCCCTATATCAATTTTGCCGATTATGATGCCTATATAATGATGCATGCCGGAGCAGGAAGGGAGACAGATATTTACGGGACTAATCCTAATGCTATATCCAGCTCATTTATGAATAGGAGATTGATGCAGGCAGTTTTAGATCCGGATAATGACGAATTCCCAGGTATACCGACTGATGACGGTGTCTATGTTCAGGAGATGGTAATCTCGGCAACTAATCATGACCATCCCGATAATCCGGAGGATCTCAACTATGGCATTCTCGGTTTGCTGGTACATCTATTCGGCAGACAAATGGGATTACCGACACTCTTTGGCAATGTTTCCAATTTGGGCAGGGCAGCCGGTGCAGGTAATTTTTGTGCAATGGGAACAGGTGTTTGGAATGCTAATGGTTTTGTACCACCATTTCTATCAGCATGGACTCGTACATTCGCCGGTTGGGCAGAGCCAGTAACTATCAGACAGACCGCTAATGATATCCCATTAACATACCCCTTTAATCCGGAAGATCTAGCAATTCCCAGGGTCTACAAAGTGCCAATCTCTGATGAGGAGTATTATTTAGTAGAAAACCGTCAGCAAAACCCCGACGATTCAATATTAGAAGGCGAACCAAATTTTACCTTCAAGCTTTTACCACCGGATGAGCAGGACTACTATCCTCCACCTTATGAAGATGTACCAAGATTCAATTTTATGAAGAACACCTATCGCGGCTGCGAATGGGACTTTTATCTTCCCGGTTTGGGTGGACCTGACTATCCTCTGATTGATGGTTCTGGAATTCTGATCTGGCACATAGATGAGAATATTATTCGGGAGAACTATGAATACAATACCATCAATGCCAATCCGGCACATCAGGGTGTTACTCTACAGGAAGCAGATGGCATCCAGCATCTGCGTTCCAGTCTATTTGATATATATATGCGGGGTTCACCTTATGACTCTTTTCGGGCAGGACATAATGATTACTTTGGAAAATATCAATTAGCTGACGGAACTATATCTCTTCCCTTTGTTCAGAGTTATTATGGTGAGACAGACCTTGAGATTTTCGATATCAGCAGCTCCTTGAATATCATGACCTTTTCCGTCAATTTTCCCTGGACATTGGAATATCCTTACGAAGGTGATGATGTTTATCCGGCTGCTATAGTTGAAGATGAGTTTGGTGATCTTTACCTGTTGCAGACGACTGAGTCAGGAAGTATTTTTCTCTTCAAAAATTTTGAATTATTACCACAATACCCTTTGAATGTTGAATCCATACCACATCTTTACACCTATACAGAAGATAACCATACATTTATTATACCTGTACAAAGTGAATCAAACGGGGCTGCTTACTATAAAGTCTCACCATCTGGTTACGAATTGATTGATATCTTACCGGAAAATCCACATCGAGTTTGGGTCACTCACCCCATTACTTTCAGTAATATTGATTCAGTAGCACGATCTGCTTTTGCTTTCTATAATACTGTGCAAGACAGATCAGAAGTCATTCTCTATAGTGAAGAGTATGTCTCATATTATACTTACACATTTGCCAACCGACTGATCGCCTCGAACTTGATTCAGAAAGGTGAAGAACTGCTTTTCTTTACTAAGCGGTATGATAACAGCCACTATGAACTGCAAATTATTGATCTGATCGAATACAGCCATCTGTTCACCTCTTTTCCACGTCTCGATAGTAAGGATATCGAATCGGCAATAGTAGCTCCACTAACTAAAGAAGAGATTGAAGAAAACATTTACAGAAATAACATCATAGTTTTAACTTCCGAGCAGATATCCTCTAGAGATGAAGGAGATAAGATTTATAAACTCTATATGTTCTATGAAAATGGTTCATTATGCAACGGTTTCCCTATAGAGTTTTCTGAGCAAATATTATCAGTCCCAAGTTTAGATGATGTAACCGGCAATGGTTATCTGGATATATTATTAGTCAGCAGCAATAATCTCTATGTTGTAGGATATAATGGAGAAATACATTCGGCGGTGATCTTCGATGATCTGGCTTATCCGGAAGTTACTACCCAGAGTCTTGGAGTAATCGCTTTAGACGTAACTGGTAATGGCAATTCCGAGATCATAGCCAATTTGGGAGGTAATCGATTCGTAATCTGGAATAACCAGTTTCAATTACTCGATGGTTATCCCCTCATGCTACCTGAGCAACCGCGAAACTATCCACTTCCGGTGTTCAAAGCAGATGCCATTGATATCTATCTTTCTGCCGAACAGGGTTTACTATTCCGTCATACTTTTTATCCTCAGCCGTATAATCCAGATACAGAAGCTATGGGCTGGTTTGTTGAATATGGCGATCTGCAACGTTCAGCATACTATTCTGCTCCCCTGCCGGATAATCCATTAGAAACCGATAAGATCTTTATCAAAGAACATTGTTATGCTTTTCCGGTTCCTTTAACCTATCAAAATGGTGGAGTATTATACTTCAATATAATGGTCAGTCAAAATCTACCAGTAGAGGTGAAAATATTTGACATCTCAGGTAAACAAATTTTTAAAGAAATTCACGAATGTCAGGCCTATACTAATAACAGGAACAAGGTATTTCTTGATATTAACGGCTTAGCGACCGGTGTCTATTTTGCTATCTTGAAAGCAAAAGGTGAGACCGTTACATTGAAATTTGCCGTAGAAAAATAG
- the efp gene encoding elongation factor P has protein sequence MATTSDIRNGMMIEFKDGIYEIVEFLHVKPGKGNTFVRTKLRNIKSGQVLENNFRISEKLTEVRIEKSKKQYLYHDGDFFVFMDNDTYEQINIPSETIGELDRFLVENTEVVMKTSKDGEMVGIELPTSVIMEVTECDPNVKGNTASGGGKNARTQTGLRLTVPFFIEVGDLIKVDTRTGAYQERA, from the coding sequence ATGGCAACAACATCTGATATTCGCAATGGAATGATGATAGAATTTAAAGATGGAATATATGAGATCGTGGAATTCTTGCACGTTAAACCGGGCAAGGGAAACACATTTGTTCGCACTAAGTTAAGAAATATAAAATCTGGTCAGGTTTTGGAAAATAACTTCCGGATCAGTGAGAAACTGACCGAAGTTAGAATTGAAAAATCAAAGAAGCAATATCTATATCATGACGGTGATTTTTTTGTTTTCATGGATAATGACACCTATGAGCAAATAAATATACCTTCTGAAACAATCGGAGAACTTGATCGTTTTCTGGTGGAGAACACAGAAGTAGTAATGAAGACTTCTAAAGATGGAGAAATGGTAGGTATAGAATTGCCCACCTCAGTCATCATGGAAGTCACTGAATGTGATCCAAATGTAAAGGGTAATACTGCTTCCGGTGGTGGTAAGAATGCGAGAACGCAGACCGGATTACGGCTTACAGTACCCTTTTTTATAGAAGTTGGTGATTTAATAAAAGTAGATACAAGGACAGGAGCTTATCAGGAAAGAGCTTAG